One Edaphobacter flagellatus genomic region harbors:
- the tuf gene encoding elongation factor Tu: MAKEKFDRSKPHVNIGTIGHIDHGKTTLTAAITKVLSKHNPKNAFRSFDTIDNAPEERERGITIATSHVEYETANRHYAHVDCPGHADYIKNMITGAAQMDGAILVVAATDGPMPQTKEHVLLARQVGVPYIVVFLNKCDAVEDAELVDLVEMEVRELLSKYDFPGDDVPVVRGSALGALNGEKQWEDKIDELMEAVDKNVPQPDRMVDLPFLMPIEDIFSISGRGTVVTGRIERGKIKVGEAAQIVGFRDTQATTVTGVEMFKKQLDEGLAGDNAGLLLRGTAKEDVERGMVLAKPGSITPHTVFKGEVYVLSKEEGGRHTPFFNGYRPQFYFRTTDVTGSAKLPEGTEMVMPGDNIQLEITLHTPVAMEKGLRFAIREGGRTVGAGTISEIIK; this comes from the coding sequence ATGGCGAAGGAAAAATTTGACCGGTCCAAGCCGCACGTGAACATTGGGACGATCGGGCACATCGATCACGGCAAGACGACGTTGACGGCGGCGATCACGAAGGTACTGTCGAAGCACAACCCGAAGAACGCGTTTCGTTCGTTCGACACGATCGACAACGCACCTGAGGAGCGCGAGCGCGGTATTACGATTGCGACTTCGCACGTGGAGTACGAGACGGCGAACCGTCACTATGCTCACGTGGACTGCCCCGGCCACGCCGACTACATCAAGAACATGATCACGGGCGCAGCGCAGATGGACGGCGCGATCCTGGTGGTGGCAGCGACCGACGGTCCGATGCCGCAGACCAAGGAGCACGTTCTGCTGGCTCGTCAGGTTGGCGTGCCGTACATCGTGGTGTTCCTGAACAAGTGCGATGCGGTTGAGGATGCGGAGCTGGTGGACCTGGTGGAGATGGAAGTCCGCGAGCTGCTGTCGAAGTACGACTTCCCGGGCGACGACGTTCCTGTGGTCCGCGGCTCTGCGCTGGGCGCACTGAACGGCGAGAAGCAGTGGGAAGACAAGATCGACGAGCTGATGGAAGCGGTGGACAAGAACGTTCCGCAGCCTGACCGCATGGTCGACCTTCCGTTCCTGATGCCGATCGAAGACATCTTCTCGATCTCGGGCCGTGGAACTGTAGTAACGGGTCGTATCGAGCGTGGCAAGATCAAGGTCGGCGAGGCGGCACAGATCGTGGGCTTCCGCGACACGCAGGCGACGACGGTAACGGGCGTGGAGATGTTCAAGAAGCAGCTGGACGAGGGTCTGGCGGGCGACAATGCCGGTCTGCTGCTGCGCGGTACGGCGAAGGAAGACGTGGAGCGCGGCATGGTGCTGGCGAAGCCCGGCTCGATCACGCCGCACACGGTGTTCAAGGGCGAGGTGTACGTTCTGTCGAAGGAAGAGGGTGGACGTCACACTCCGTTCTTCAACGGCTACCGTCCGCAGTTCTACTTCCGCACGACGGACGTGACGGGATCGGCGAAGCTTCCGGAAGGCACCGAGATGGTGATGCCGGGCGACAACATCCAGCTGGAGATCACGCTGCACACGCCGGTGGCGATGGAGAAGGGTCTCCGCTTCGCCATCCGCGAAGGCGGACGCACCGTCGGCGCTGGTACCATCTCCGAAATCATCAAGTAA
- the rpsJ gene encoding 30S ribosomal protein S10, with the protein MAGQRIRIRLKAYDYRVLDTSTGEIVETAKRTGAQVAGPIPLPTMKNKYCVLRSPHVDKKSREAFEIRTHKRLIDILEPTQQTVDALMKLDLPAGVDVEIKTVQK; encoded by the coding sequence ATGGCAGGACAGAGAATCAGGATTCGCTTGAAGGCTTATGACTACCGCGTACTCGACACCTCCACCGGTGAGATCGTCGAGACGGCAAAGCGCACGGGCGCACAGGTTGCAGGGCCGATTCCGCTGCCGACGATGAAGAATAAGTATTGCGTTCTTCGTTCGCCCCATGTCGACAAGAAGTCGCGTGAGGCTTTCGAGATTCGTACGCACAAGCGCCTGATCGATATCCTTGAGCCCACGCAGCAGACGGTGGACGCTCTGATGAAGCTCGATCTCCCCGCAGGTGTGGACGTCGAGATCAAGACGGTTCAGAAGTAA